DNA from Thunnus thynnus chromosome 2, fThuThy2.1, whole genome shotgun sequence:
GTTTGTGTTCAATAGAGCAGTTACAACAGCTTACAGCCTTCTCACTTGAATTTCAGACCTTTTTGGAGAAGGGCAGtacagggcacaaaattagcaccagcaaAATGCTGGTAAAATCTGCAAGTTGCTGGtggatttgcttcactcactaGGCAAAAAAACTATGGTAATCTATTGAGAGGCTgataaaaatttaaacattCACTAGCCAGTTGGCTgttggacaaaaaagttaaagtacaagcacacaaacactggagGACTGAGTGCATGTAGAGAAATGTAAATACTTGAAATTGGTCACGTGGCATTCCCCCTTTTTAAACATGCTGTAAGTCACATTTATGCACTTGTGCAGCCAGGTTGGCatgagctgcaggaggagaggCCGCAGGATTGTCTTGAGGTATAGATTACTGTGTGACAGTCATATGCCTGCGCTGTGGGCAGCGGGTCAGTCTCTGTCCTCGTCTTGTTTTACCTCCCCGGAGGCCCCGAGCTTAGACAGGATTAAAGCAGTTGGCAGGTCAGTTAGCAGTTGAGGTCAAAGATAGACCTGGCTGTCCTGAAAATACCAACGTCATCACTGTCATTCAAGAATGCCAAGAGCAGAGAAACTTGGCAAATGGGTCACAGTGGCTTCCCGTGGGGCCATGAAACACAAGACGGCACACCTTTTTAACATTCAGGGCTGTAGCTAAATGTTCTTGGCGTTCGTTATTTGGCGGATTTAGATGCTAATTTTAAACCATGGATGCTAATTTTATCATAGAGTACATATCAGAACTTGTTGCACCGGTTTCATAATCTTGGCTGTAAAAAAATGGTTTGCTGTATCAATGCAGGTGACTCCTCTGCACCCTGTAAAGTGTCACCCACTGCTGAAACTAATGTTTTTACCTGAAACTAAGTAAAAACAGTCTGATGCAGCGGAGTGCTGCTGTTTGCCTTCATTGCTTCAATAAAACTATTCTATTATCAGACATTACAAGACAATATTTTCTTAttgcctgtattttttttttattatttcttgcAGAAAACCTTACATAGGGAAGAACATGACTCAGACGGACAGCTGGACTTTGAGGAGTTTGTTCACTATCTTCAAGATTACGAGAAAGACCTCAAACTTGTGGTGAAGAGCCTTGACAGGAAGCATGCAGGTACGCAAGCGGGTGCCTTGCAAATTTAAGGTTTCGGTTTCCTTGCACATGTCTCTGTGCTCCTTTCATTTCTCACTTTGTGTCATTTGTTCGAGACAGAATAACTTACAACTTGTCTTTATGTCCTTTGTCTTAAAGGTCGCGTTGATCCTAAGGAGTTAATGCAGTCTCTTTGGGAACTCGGGGTGCATATTTCCCCGCAGCATGCGGAGAAAGCCCTTCAGAGGTAATTTTATTGATGTTTCATACTCTGGAATTTTTGATGTTTTGGTTTCAGGGGCTCAATATCTTACATTTtttatctttcctttttttaaaagcatggATAAGAATGGAATGATTACAATCAGCAGTAAAGAATGGAGCAACTATCCCATGGAGGAGAAGGCTGAGAGCATTCCTGAGATCATCCTCTACTGGAAACACTCCACGGTTAGTTTTGCCGTCTGCACTGAAACGTTTTTCCCCAAAAGGAGGAAACTGTACAGACAGCTGAGCCGCAACAATGCTGACCTTTCACCGCCAACAGCCAACAAGGAAGTTCTGAATCATGAATCACGAATGTGCAAACTTCCAGAAAACTCCCTCCTTTTATTATTAGGAGTCGGTGTTGTGTAAATTTTCTGATGTCATATTTTCACCCAGTTTCAGATCCAATAATAGTATCACTTAAACTCAACCTAATCTAAGTATTTAAGGCATTATACCTCCCTCCTGTCTGAAACAAACAGGTCAGTTGGAAAGCAAACTACATAAAAGGCTCAAGTCGTGCGTCAGCAATTAAGCTCCATTAGGCCATGAATGGAATTGTTCCCATTCGGGGAGGATTATGTCAGAAGGATTTGCTGTTATGTAAAAGGAGCAGCAGTCAATCAGAGCAGGTGGCGACTTGAGTGATGTAGCACAGCTCCCACGGGAGAACGGCCTGATCTTGATTGATGTTCCAGTGTTTTACTGCTATTCAGCTAATGAGAAGCAGCTTCAACTTGGCACTGAGTAAAGACTGAACCAGGGCCAAGAATACAGCTAGAGTTTAactctcctgtcctccccaagaGGCCAAGCAAATTGCAGCTAAGTTACTGATGAAACAGGAGCTGCTGGGTCATACCAGTttgcaagcaaaaaaaaaaaaaaagatgttgaatGCTCTGGGAGGTCATGGGTTCAATCCATGCAGCAGAGCCAGAATGTAAAGCTGGTGTCCCTGAGTGACACTGGAGCTCTGTACCTGCTACCAGATATGAGCAGGAGGTGATTGATGTCTTCTGATTAGGACAGGGCGGTAAATGGCAAATTTTATTGACTCACTAAAATTATATAACAATGATGCAGTAAAGATCTCACAGATTAAGACCTTCTTTTTATAGAGAGTAGTTTTCTTGAATCTTGCTGTTCTATGACCGTCCAAAACtgctttttttgggggggtagtctttttttaaatttagacaCGGTGACCACAGTTGGCACCGATCCACCGCTTCAGCTTTACACCGATCCAGCTGTAAGCCGTGTCTGCTGACCCAGATCGTCTGGAAACTTTTctcctcacacactcacactctttGACCTTTTGCCGAGGGGGGAGATCTTCATTAAGATCTGATTTCAAAGAAGCACACTATGTCCAAGACGATCTACTGgaatcaattaatctgacacGAACTGCAACACCTGTGGAAAAGAAACCCGGTGCACCGTGACAGTCGCACAGTTTGACCTTTTTCACTGTGGCGGTGGAGGCCCGTGATGTATACTCAGTCATGCGACCGCTGTCAAGCACGCGCTGCTAACGAGAAAAATGTTCTGAACAGGACACGTGCAGAGATGCAGTTTTAAGTGTCTTCTGTTAAGCTTTTTTTAACTAGCAAAAACTATTCTACTAAAAATATCTACCAGATAGGACAGGAAGCCACCTCTGTAATTCTGTAAATCTAATAAttcatgtctctctcttcctggtAGATATTCGATGTGGGTGATAACCTGTTGGTGCCTGATGAGTTCACCCACGAGGAGAAAATGACTGGAATGTGGTGGAGGCACCTGGTCGCAGGTGGAGGAGCCGGAGCCGTTTCCAGGACTTGCACCGCTCCGCTTGACAGAGTCAAAGTCATGATGCAGGTAAGACGAGTCTTcatggagttttttttaagtagacGGGGAAAGTTTTTTTTGGGGAGTTTGGGAACAGAACAGTGTGCAGAGGAAACTGTGGAAACTCTTATCTTGCTTGTTATTTGCTGCAGAGGAGAATAATCATCAGCTTTTGGGTGCTGTGACCCAGTTGTCAGATGTTTGGCTCAGTGAGGCATCATGTTGAAGTCCAATCTAGAgattaacttgttttttttacatttttaatagtaTAAGACTCTCCTAGAGGGAATAATCTGAAGCTCTTTTGTAACTCCAGGTGGCACAATCAGTTAAACAAGGAGAAACTTGAAAGAAATTGCTCAAGAGCCGGTTACCTAATCCCATAAACAAGTTAATGTTTAATAGAGAGCGGGGGGAGGGGGGCCGGAGTCCAGGGGCTGATTGTCTATCAGAGCCAGGCCACCTGACCGACCAATGGCGGCTCACAAACGTCCGTAACACCCTTGACTGCGTAATCCTGTGTCAGATCCACCGTCATCGACGGGCTGAAGGTCTTAACTGTAGGCAGAGTCAGAATCTGTGTCAACGGCCCCGATTTGCGTCAGCTGTCGCGTGTAAAGGTCGACTTTGAAACAACCGTGTGCCCTATTGATTTGATAATGATGCATTTGGgttatttaccaaaaaaaacattCGTGGCCCACATGGCGCCGATCCAAATTCATCCCAAAATTCCAAGATTGAGCTGCCGGCCGCGGCCAGAATTTGCCAGCTTTGGGTTTGTCAAACGTTCCCCATCACATTTATTGATTGGTTGTGTCTTTGTTGGTCTTCAGGTTTATGGATCCCGAACCAACAACATGTGCATCATGAGCGGGTTGATGCAGATGATCAAAGAAGGCGGCACGAGGTCGTTGTGGCGAGGCAACGGCGTGAACATCATCAAAATCGCCCCCGAGTCGGCGCTGAAGTTCATGGCGTATGAGCAGgtacgtcacacacacacacacacacacacacacacacacacaccagtaaatGAAACACTTCCTGATGGCAGTTTAATAACATCTTCATCTTGATTGATTTCTCCAGATCAAACGTTTGATCGGCAGCGATAAGGAGACTCTGAGCATCCTGGAGAGACTTGTCGCTGGATCTCTGGCTGGATTGACCGCCCAGAGTACAATCTACCCCATGGAGGTGATTATCAGTTCAGGAAACTTCCTCTCCAAGTTTCATAGATTTAATAAATGgactttttgtttatatgtataATAAAGTTTAGAACACAGCCTACATTCCTGGTATCAATGCATTAatttatcttctttttctgtctccaggTGCTGAAAACCCGTCTGGCTCTGAGGACGACGGGTCAGTACTCGGGTATCGCAGACTGTGCGAAGCAGATTTTCAGGAAAGAAGGACTTGGAGCGTTTTACAAAGGTTACGTCCCCAACATGTTGGGCATCATCCCCTACGCTGGCATCGACCTGGCGGTGTACGAGGTGAGACGTCGCCACTACACGGACTCTTATCCTATCAAACTCCCTCGAGtctatttttagttttctcacATTCCTGTCAGTAGTATCAAGTTGTGTTTTTAGTATCACTGTGGTAGGAATGTTAATCTTCAGGCTGTAAATTCAccacatttacacttttttttttcttctctttttgtgaACTTTGCACACTGATAAAACATATGAAaccaaatataaaatacaagagaagtgtttatttaaaaagcCAAAAGGTTTTATTACAACATCTTACCTCGACGTGAATAAAACTTGAGATGGCGGGCAAACACATGACTGGATTATATAACAGAATCTAAATGACATAATActctgtggggggaaaaaacggTCAAATACACGAACATGATTAATCAATACcgtccttcttcttcttctcctcagaCCTTGAAGAACAGCTACCTGCAGCAGTACGGCATCAACAGCCACGACCCCGGCGTGCTCGTCCTGCTGGCCTGCGGCACCGTGTCCAGCGGCTGCGGTCAGCTCGCCAGTTACCCCCTCGCTCTCATCCGCACCCGCATGCAAGCACAAGGTGAGGCCTTAGTTCCTGAAATACCGTACAATACCATATAATACACCTCTGATCCTCCAGTCAGTAATAATCTGACTACTTCAGGTGTAGAAAACGGAGATTTACGTCTTAAATTTGACCATTTTTTCCTATTAAGACATTCCAAATATTGAGTTTTTCCTGGAGAATTTTATTATTCTTACAGTGAAAATGCATCAAATTGTACGGCAGTGTATCACAGCCACCATGACTAAAAAATATTTGCTCAGTTTCTTCTCATAATGAGAAACGTAATGTGAAAAGTATCTTGTTAAAATGTGACACTGAGTAAATATTTCGTCATGGTTGCATCAATACGCTGCTGTAAAACTGTTCAGACTATATTAGACATTAATTGGAAATGTAGTCAGCTGCTCTTTAAGGCACCACACCTACTTTA
Protein-coding regions in this window:
- the slc25a25a gene encoding calcium-binding mitochondrial carrier protein SCaMC-2-A — translated: MLSLCLYVPVSNSDPVEVEYFESNGLPSELKSLFNKLSVLLPSQEFTTYQRWRKKTLHREEHDSDGQLDFEEFVHYLQDYEKDLKLVVKSLDRKHAGRVDPKELMQSLWELGVHISPQHAEKALQSMDKNGMITISSKEWSNYPMEEKAESIPEIILYWKHSTIFDVGDNLLVPDEFTHEEKMTGMWWRHLVAGGGAGAVSRTCTAPLDRVKVMMQVYGSRTNNMCIMSGLMQMIKEGGTRSLWRGNGVNIIKIAPESALKFMAYEQIKRLIGSDKETLSILERLVAGSLAGLTAQSTIYPMEVLKTRLALRTTGQYSGIADCAKQIFRKEGLGAFYKGYVPNMLGIIPYAGIDLAVYETLKNSYLQQYGINSHDPGVLVLLACGTVSSGCGQLASYPLALIRTRMQAQAASGGSQQMTMTGLFKQILQTEGPTGLYRGLAPNFLKVIPAVSISYVVYENMKTQLGVTSR